In Jannaschia sp. W003, the genomic stretch TCATGGTATCCTTCCAGATATTCGCGCCCCGTTGGGGGGGCGTGTCCCGCCGCCGCCCGTATTCCTCGGCGGGGGGTCGCGCAAGGGAATTGTTGGGGTTAGGGGGCGGCGAGAGCTTCAGGAGGACTCCGGATGTTCACCGCCGTGCTGTGCTGCGACCCCGCCCGCCCCGTGCTGGACGCCCCCGCCGTGGAGGCCCTGCGCAACGCCTGGGGCGGCGGCGAGGCGCGATGGCTGCGGCGCGGCGTGGCGGCGGAGTTCGCGATGCCCCGCGCGCACGATCCCTCGGAGGCGCGGGCGGGGCTGGATGCCATGGGGATCGATGTGAACGTCGTCCCCTCCGAGGGGCGCCGCAAGCGGCTGCTGCTGGCGGACATGGACAGCACCATGATCCGGCAGGAGTGCATCGACGAGCTGGCCGCCGAGGCCGGCGTGGGCGCGCGCGTGGCCGCCATCACCGCGCGCGCCATGAACGGCGAGATCGGCTTCGAGGGCGCGCTGCGCGAGCGGGTCGCGCTGCTGGAGGGCCTGCCGGTGGAGACCATCGCCCGCGTGCTGGAGACGCGCATCGACGACATGCCGGGCGGCGCGGTGCTGGTGGCGACGATGCGGGCGAACGGCGCCCACGCGGCCCTCGTCTCGGGCGGCTTCACGGCGTTCACCGAGGCCGTCGCGGCACGGCTGGGCTTCGACAGCCACCGCGCCAACACTCTGATCTCGGAGGGCGGCACGCTCACCGGCACGGTGGGCAAGCCGATCCTCGGGCGCGCGGCCAAGGTCGAGCGGCTGGAGGCGCTATGCGCCGAGCTGGGGATCGCCGAGGCCGAGGCCATCGCCGTGGGCGACGGGGCCAACGACCTCGGAATGCTCGGCCGTGCGGGCATGGGCGTCGCGCTCCACGCCAAGCCGGCGGTGCAGGCCGAGGCCGCGCTGGTGGTGAACCACGGCGACCTCACCGCGCTCCTGCACCTGCAGGGCTACGGAGAGGCGGAGTTCGCCGACTCCTAGGGGCCGCCCCCCTCATCCTGCCAGAAATACCTCGGGGGAGGCCGAAGGCCGGGGGCAGAGCCCCCTACCCGACTACAGCCCCGCCTCGGCCTCGATCTGCCGACGCGACTTCCGCTCGCGCTCCGTCGCCGACTTGAGCTGACCGCAGGCCGCCATGATGTCTTCGCCCCGCGGCGTGCGGATCGGCGAGGCGTAGCCCGCCTGCATCAGGATCGTGGCGAAGGCCCGGATGCGGTTGTTCGAAGACCGCCGGTAGGGCGCCCCCGGCCACTCGTTGAACGGAATCAGGTTCACCTTGGCCGGGATGCCGTCGAGCAGCCCCACCAGCCGGCGGGCGTCCTCGTCCGTGTCGTTCACGCCGTCCAGCATCACGTACTCGAAGGTGATCCGCTCGGAGTTCGACGCCTTGGGATAGGCCCGCAAGGATTCCAGCAGCGCCTCGATGTTCCAGCGCTTGTTGATCGGCACCAGCACATCGCGCACCGCATCGGTCGTGGCGTGGAACGAGACGGCCAGCAGGCAGCCGATCTCGCTAGCGGTGCGCGCGATCTCGGGCACCACGCCGGAGGTGGACAGGGTGATGCGGCGGCGGCCCAGCGCGATGCCCTCGCCGTCCATCACCACCAGCATCGCGTCGCGCACGTTCTCGAAGTTGTAGAGCGGCTCGCCCATGCCCATCAGCACGATGTTGGACAGGAGCCGCGGGCCGGCGTCGCCGGTGCCCGTGCCCGGCTCGGGCCACTCGCCCAGGTCGTCGCGCGCGAGCATGACCTGACCGACGATCTCGGCCGCGGTGAGGTTGCGCACCAGCCGCTGCGTGCCGGTGTGGCAGAACGAGCAGGTCAGCGTGCAGCCCACCTGGGACGAGATGCACAGCGTGCCGCGTCCCTCCTCGGGGATGTAGACGGTCTCGACCTCGTGGCCCCCGGCGATGCGCACCAGGTACTTGCGCGTGCCATCCGCCGACACCTGCCGCGAGACAACCTCGGGCAGCTCCAGCCGGAAGTTGGCGGCCAGGGTCGCGCGGAAGTCCTTGGCGAGGTTGGTCATGGCGGCGAAGTCGCGCACGCCCCAGTGGTAGATCCACTGCCAGAGCTGGTTCAGCCGCATCTTGAGCTGCCGCTCGGGCACGCCCACGGCCAGCAGCGCCTCGCGCATCTGGGCGCGGGTCAGGCCGACGAGGTTGGGCAGGCCCTCCTCCGACGCACGGCGCGGAATCGTGACCACGTCCTGCGTGACGGGCGCGGCGGGGGTCGCGGTCATGGCATGTCCTCGAACGAAGGCGGGCGCCCCATATAGGGACGCCCGCAGGAAATCGCAAAGGCGGCGGCGTCAGCCGGCGCAGCGCTGCGCGGCGTCGTCCACGGCGGCGGTGAAGCCCAGCAGGCTGAACGTGTCCTCGGTGCGGGTGCCGCGGCCCGATTCGCCCACGACCACCGCCTGCGCGCCGCGCTTGAGCGAGGCCACGATGCGGGCGTCGTCCTCGGGGCTCGCCGCCCAGGCCAGCTCGCCGTCGGTGAACATCTCGAAGGTGTCCGAGCCGATCGTCATCGAGACCGTGGAGCCGTCGCGGTAGGGATAGCCGCCCGTCACCGAGACCTCGCCCTTCTTGCCCTGCGCGGGCCAGTAGCTGACGAAGAGGCGGATGTCGCCGCGGCGCGCGGCCACCTCGCGCCCGTCGCGGGTGTTGCGGATCGACTTCGGGGCCGACACGATCCAGCACTGGGTCGGGTCGTCCTCCACGAAGACCGACCAGTCGGTCTCGGTCGAGACGCGGTTCGAGCTTTCCTGCGCGGCCGCCGGGAGGGCCATCGCGGCGGCCGCGAGGGCCAGAGCCAGCTTGTTCATCTGCACTGCCTTTTGCCTGTTCGCCGCCCTCGCGCCCGGGTTCGCCCGGATCGCCGATGGCGGTTTCGCTGTTTCGGGCCAGATGATAGCGGAAAAGCGCGCCGGGACGGAACCCCGCCCGGCGGAATGTCGCACACACTCGCGCGAGGGGTCGCGCGCAGGGGGAAGGCCCGGATGCAGGGATCGGTGGAGATGGTGCGCGTGATCCGCGGGGGGCGCGTCGAGAGCGTCCACCGGGGCGCGGCGGTGGTCTGCGACGCGCGCGGCGCCGTCGTCGAGGCGTGGGGCGATCCGGACGCGGTCATCTACCCGCGCTCGTCCTGCAAGATGGTCCAGGCCCTGCCCCTCGTGGAGGCGGGGCTGGAGCGCGACCCGCGCCGCCTCGCCCTCGCCTGCGCCTCGCACGGCGGCGAGGCCATGCACACGCGCGGCGCGGCCGAGTGGCTCGCCGACCTCGGGCTGGGCGAGGCCGACCTGCGCTGCGGCGCCCACATGCCCTACGAGGCGGACGCCGCCGCGGCCCTCGTCCGCGCCGGCGAGGCGCCGTGCCAGCTCCACAACAACTGCTCGGGCAAGCACGCCGGCTTCCTCGCCCTGTCGCGGCACCTCGGCGCCGGCCCCGACTACGTGGAGCCGGACCACCCCGTGCAGCGCGCCGTGCGCGCCGCCTTCGAGGAGGTCACGGGCGAGGAGAGCCCCGGCTACGGCATCGACGGCTGCTCGGCCCCGAACTTCGCCACCCGCCTCGCCGGCCTCGGCGCGGCGATGGGGCGCTTCGCGGGCGCCGGCGAGGGCGACGCGCGCGGCCGCGCCATGGTGATGCTGCGCGAGGCGATGGCTTTGAACCCCGCGCTGGTGGCCGGCACGGGCCGGGCCTGCACCGGGCTGATGGAAGCCATGGACGGCGTGGCCGTGAAGACCGGCGCCGAGGGCGTCTACGTGGCGATCCTGCCCGCGCGCGGCCTCGGGGTCGCGCTCAAGATCGCCGACGGCGCGACGCGCGCCGCCGAGGCGGTGGCGGCGACGCTCCTGGTGCGGCTGGGGGCGCTCGACCCCCAGTCCGCCGTGGCCCGTCGCCTCACCCACGGCCCGATCGTGAACTGCCGGGGCCGCGAGACAGGGCACATGGAGGTCGCGCTCTAGCCCGGCACCGGCAGTCGCAGGCGCGGCTCCAGCCGGCCCAGCAGCTCCAGCAGCTCGGGCTTTCGCACTGGTTTCAGCAGCACCTCGTCGATGCCGGCGCGGCGGATGTCCTCGATCTCTTCGGGGGCGGCATGGGCGGTCATGGCGACGATGGGCACCCGGGCGCCCTCGGGCGCGGCGCGGATCAGCCGCGCCGCCTCGCGCCCGTCCATGCGCGGCATGGAGATGTCGAGCAGCACGAGGTCGTGCGGGTCGGCCCGGAACCGCTCCACTGCCACGTCGCCGTCCTCGACCGCCTCGATCTCGCGCCCCTCGCCGCCAAGCATCCGGGTGATCAGCAGGCGGTTCGTGCCCACGTCGTCGGCGGTGAGGATGCGCAGCCCGCGCGGCGGCGTCTCCGCGGCGGGCGCAGGAGGCACGGCGGCGGCCCCGCCGCACAGCGCGCGCGCCAGCGCCGCGCCCTCGCACGGATCGGGCAAGACGGCGGCGGCCCGCCCCAGCAGCCCCGGCGCCGCCGCCGCGCGCGGCCCCAGTAGGACGACGGGGGCCGAGCCTGCCTCCGCCAGCGCCCCGGCCTGCGCCTCCGGCGAGAGGTCCAGCGGCACCAGCAGCGGCGCGTCCTCGCCCGCCTCGGCCAGCCGCACGCCCGCCGCCCGCAGGCGCGCGAGGGCCGTGCACCGCCCCGCCGACGCGCCCTCGGCCAGGCGCACCGCCGGGGGCAAAGCCGGCGCCGCGGGCCACGCCCCCTCGGGCGGCAGGGCCAGCGTCAGCACGAAGCGCGCGCCCCCCTCCTCGCCCGGCTCGGCCAGCGCGAGGTCGCCGCCCATCAGCCGCGCGAGGTCGCGCGCGATGCCGAGGCCCAGCCCCGTGCCCTCGGCCCCGCCGGGATCGAGGCGCGCGAACTCGCCGAACACCTGATCGCGCCGCGCCTCGGGGATCCCCGGCCCGGTGTCGGCCACCTCCACGGCGATGCGCGCCGCCGCGCCGCCCTCGGGGCGCGTCACCGAGACCCGCAGCGTCACGTCGCCGCCGACCGCGAACTTCACCGCGTTGCCCGCGAGGTTCGTGACCACCTGCCGGATGCGCGCCTCGTCGCCCCGGAACCGCGTGGGCGCCCCGATCGGGTAGTCCAGCGTCACCGCCCGCGCCGCGCCGCCCGACGCGGCCGCGAGGCGCACCACCTGCATCAGCGTCTGCTCGAGGTCGAACGCGCGGGGGCGCAGCTGCATCTGCCCCGCCTCCAGCCGCGCCGCGTCGAGCACGTCGTTCACGATGTCGAGCAGCGACAATCCGCTGTCGCGGATCGTGCGAACGTAGAGACGCGCGTCGTCCTCCAGCGCCTCTTCCAGCAGGAGGTCGGCCATGCCGATTACGCCGTTCATGGGGGTGCGGAACTCGTGGCTCATGCGCGCGAGGAAGCGCGACTTGGCCTTGTTCGCGGCCTCCGCCTCGGCCCGCGCCCGCAGCAGCGAGGCCTCGCGCTCCACCTCGGCGGTCACGTCGAGCGCCAGGCTCACCACGTCGCCGTCCTCGGTGCGCCGCTCGATCAGGCGCACGGACCGGCCGTCGAAGAGGCGCAAGGTCACCGGCTCGGGCACCTCGGCGCAGCGCCGCGCCAGCATTCCCGCGACCCAGGCCTCGGGGTCCGCCTCGCCCGGGTCGATCACCCCCTCCTCGGCGGCGGCGCGCATGAGCGCGGCGTAGGGCGTGCCCGGCTCCGCCTCCAGCGCGCCGTCGAACAGCCGCGCGAAGGGGGCGTTGGCCTGCAGGAGCGTGTCGTCCGCGTCCCACACCGCGAAGCCGTCGCGGATCGCCTCGACCGCGTGCCACAGGCGCCGCCCCGCCCGCGCCGCCCGCTGGTCGGCGGCCCGGCGCGCGGCCGCCGCCCGCCCCGTCTGCCCGGTCAGGCGCATGCGCGCGTCGCGCTCGCGCGCGCACTCCGCCGAGACCCGCTCCACGTGGGTGGACAGCGCCCGGTGGGCGGCGGTCAGCTCGGCGCGCACATGCTCCAGCATCCGCTCGGCGGCGAGGCGGCGGCGCCGCTCTCCGAGGAACCCGTCGTCCCGCTGCGCCACCTCGCCCTGCATCCACGTCTCCCGACCCCTCGCCGGATTGGTGCGCCGAAAGGGGTGAAGGCCGGGTTAAGCGATGCGGGACGCCGCGCCGGGCAGGCTCAGTTCAGGTCGAAGTGGAGCGGGTAGGCCCGGCCGTCGAAGGCGCCGAACAGCTCGGGCAGGTCCGGATGGCCCACCGGCTCGCCGGAGCGGTCGCGCACGAGGTTCTGCTCCGAGACGTAGGCCACGTAGTAACTCTCGTCGTTCTCGGCGAGCAGGTGGTAGAAGGGCTGGTCCTTGCGCGGGCGCGCCTCGGCGGGAATCGCCTCGTACCACTCGTCGGAATTCGAGAAGGTCGGGTCCACGTCGAAGATCACGCCCCGGAACGGGTGCGAGCGGTGGCGCACGACGTCGCCCAGGTTGTATTTCGCCGCCCTCGAAAACATGGCCGTCCCGAATTCAGTACACATACCCCCCAATCTACTCCCCGAGCCCCGGGGCTGTCCACAGCGCCAGCGCGATTCGCAGGGAAACAGAGTGTGGAGGGAGGCCCGGCAGGACGCGCGCGCCGCGGCGGTGCGGCGCGCGCGGAGGCCGCACCGCCCGGCCCACCGACACCGCGGCGCAACACCCCGCACCCGCTCGCTCCGGGGGAGGGGTGCATCGTCGTTGGCAGGCCCCCCGCCCCTGCGCTAGCCTCGCGCAAAACGGTCAATCCTCAAGAGCCGGGCAGTAGACATGAGAATCCTTCGACCCTTGGCGTTGCTCCTGGCCCTCGCGGCCTGCGGGGGCGGCGGCGACGTGGCGCGTGCGCCGAGCGACCTGAACGATGCCTGCCGCATCCTCGCGCAGCAGCCCTCCTACCTGAAGGCCTTCCGCGCGGTGGAGCGCAAATGGGGCGTTCCGGTCCACGTGCAGATGGCGACGATCCATCAGGAGTCGAAGTTCATCGCCGACGCCCGCACGCCGCTGCGCTTCTCGCTCGGCGTGATCCCGGTGGGGCGGCAGAGCTCGGCCTTCGGCTACTCCCAGGCGCTCGACGCGACCTGGAAGGAGTACAAGAAGAGCCAGGGCAAGCCCCGCGCCCGCCGCGACCGGATCCGCGACGCGACCGACTTCATGGGCTGGTACATGTCGCTGTCGAACAGCGAGCTGGGCATCCCGTTGTCGGACGCCCGCAACCAGTACCTCGCCTACCACGACGGGCGCTCGGGCTACCGCCGCGGCACCTGGCGCCACAAGGCCTGGCTCGTGCGGGTCTCGGGCGAGGTCGCGAACCGCGCCGAGATGTACCGCCAGCAACTGCCCCGCTGCTCCTGACCGGCCTCCGCCCGGACGGGGGTGCCTCCGCGAAGGCACGCTCCCGTCCGGCCGGATCGGGCGAGGCCCCGGACGCGGGGCCGAGGCGATCCGCCCCGGCACGCCGCGCGGCCGCCTGTCCGCGCCGCCTGCCGGCAGGCCCGAGCGCCGGCCCCGCTCGGCCCGCGCCGCGCGCGCCCTAGGGCGGGGCGCCGCCGCGCCGCGCCGAGATGTCGCGGTAGATCGCCTCGGCGATCCCGGTCGCGCCGCTGCCGGCCACCGCCTCGGCCTGCGCCTGCCGCAGGAAGCTGTCGAACTGCCCCCCGCCCGCACCGGACCCGCCGCCCGGGGGGCTCAGCCCGCCCACGCCCGCGCTGTCGAGCATCTGCGCGAAGAGCACGGCCTCCAGCTTCACGGCCTGCTGCCAGAGCGGACCCGCGCGCCGCACGGACGCGGGCACCGGCGGGGATGCGTTGATTCGCGCTTCCATGGTCACCTCCTGGCCCCATCCGTCGCATGCGAGGCGTAAAGAAAACCTCAAGACATCGCGCCTAGGAGCGGTCCCGAGAGGAGTGCGCCGATGATTCCCCAAAGCCCCTTCCACTGGCTGGCCCCCGGCGGGGCCGGCCCCGCCGGGGGCCAGCCGCCCCGCGCGCAGGCGCCCGATGGCGACGTGACGGCCTTCCTCGCGCTGCTGCTGGGGGATGGGAACGGGGCGGAGCATGACGGCGCGCGCCCGGCCCCGGATGCCCCCGACGCCGAACGCGGCGACGGCGGACCGGCGGAGGCGGACGGAACGCCCGCCCCCGACGCCCGCCCCGACCCCGCCGCCGCGGGGACCCAAGGTGCCGATGCCGCATCCGCCGCAGGCGTCGAGCCCGCGACCGCCGATGCGGCGGCGGCAACGGCCACGCCGGCGCCCCCGCTCGCCTCCGCGGCGCCGCCCGAGCCGGCGGACGGGCCGTCCGACACCCGGACGCCGGGGTCGCTCGATGCCGCCGCCGCGGGCCGCGCCTCCCCGACGGGCGGGGTCGCATCGAGCTTGCGATCGACACGGGGGCCAGCGCACGCAGAACTCCGCCATGACGCACGCCCGGTGGCGGCCGACAGCCCAGTGGGCGACGCGCGACGGTCCGGCGGCCAGCGCGCGGCAGCTTCGACCGTCGCCGCCCCGGACACCGGGATCGTTCCGCCCCCCGCCCGGCCCGGCGCGCCTGACGCGCGGACAGGGCCTGCCGAACCCGGCGCACCCGGCCCGGGGTTCGCGGCGCACCGGGCCGCGCCCGCCTATGGTGCGCCGCAGGCCGGGCATGGTGGGGTAGCGGACGTGCCGACATCCGGCGCGGAACGGCACGCGGCCGCGGACGTCGGCACGATGCGTCCGCCTCCCGCCGAGGCATTCCGCGAAACGCAGCCGAGAGACGGTCGCGGCGCGGCGCCCTCGGTCGGACCTGCCCCTCCCGGACCTGCCGCCGCATCGTCGAATCCCTCCCCCGACATGGGGGCCGCCGTGCGCGCCGCTCCCGCCGCGTTCGGGCCGCGCGCACCTTGGGACTTCGCGCGCCCCGGCACGATGCGCGATCCGGCAGGCCCCGGGGCGATGCCGCCGCGCCCCCAACTCGCGGATGCGGGGGGAGGCCCTTTCGATCCTGCAACGCCTGTGCCGTCGGCCCTTTCGGCAGTTGGCGCGGACCGGCGACGAGGCACGCTCCCGTCGCCGGTGCGGGACGTCAGCGTCACGCCCGAGGCCTCCGTGCCGTCGGAGATTACCGCCCGGAATACCCCCGTCGCGCCCCCCCTCCGTCCCGAAGCACCGCGGTTGGCCGATGGCCCGCAGGGGGCTGTCGCGCCGTCCCTGCTTGCCGCTTCCGGGCCCGCTTCGGACCCGTTCGGGCCCGTGACGGCGCGCGTCGCCCGTCCGCCGGCCGTGCCCGCGGCGGCGACCGCGGCAGGCTCCTCCGCGTCGTTCGTGCCCGCGGCCGAAGCCCCGCCGCAGCCCGGCGCGTCCACGCCGCCCGATGTCCTCGTCGCATCGGCTCCGTCGGTCCCGGCTCCGTCCGCCGAGGGAACGACCGCCGTCCGGGCGTCCTCCCTGCCCGCCCTGGCGCTCGACCAGATCCGTGCCGCCGTGACCGCGCCGCCCCCGCCGGGCGGCGTCCAGCAGACGGAGGTCTCGCTCGCGCCGGCGGAGCTCGGCCGCGTCACCTTCGTGATCCGCAACGAGGAGGGCACGCTCACGATGCAGATCCTCGCGGAGCGCCCCGAGACGCTGGAACTGGTGCGCCGCCATGCCGACCTTCTGGAGCGGGCCGCCGCCGACGGCCCCGTCCGCCTGCGCCTGGAGCAGGAGGGCGCGGGCACGCATCGCGGCGCGGGGCATGGCCCGGGCGCCGATCACGCCGGCGGCCAGACGGGCGACGGGCGCCGGGGCGCCCGCGCGGGCGGCGCCGGCGCGGCCCCGGACGACGCCCCTGCGATCCCGGTGGTCTCCGGTGCCCCCCTCCCCCGCGCGTCCGAATCGCGCGCGCTCGATCTCAGGCTCTGACGCGAGGACATCATGGAAACAGCGTCCCTCCAGACCGCCGCCGCGTCCGCCGCCGCGAAAACGGCGCCGTCGCCCGGGCAGGCCACCGACCTCGCCTCGGACTTCGACACGTTCCTGCAGCTCCTGACGGCGCAGATCCGCAACCAGGACCCGCTGGAGCCGGCGGATGCCACGCAGTACGCCACGCAGCTCGCGACCTTCTCGAACGTGGAGCAGGGGGTGCGCACCAACACGCTGCTCACGGAGCTGTCCGCCACGCTGGAGATGCAGGGCCTCGACCGCCTCGCCGCGTGGATCGGCCTCGAGGCACGCACCACGGCGCCCACCGCCCACGACGGCGGCGCGGTGTCGCTCGAGGCGGCGATCCCCCCGGTCGCGGACAGCGCGACACTGGTGGTCTCGGACGCGGCGGGCACCGAGGTCTCGCGCATCCCGGTCGACCCGGACTCGAACCGCATCGACATCGTTCCCACCGGCCCCGACGGCCAGCCCCTCGCCCCCGGCCTCTACGGCTACCACGTGGAGGCCACGGCCTCGGGCGCGCCCCTCCAGTCCGTCGCCGTGGCCCGCTACGTGCCGGTGCGCGAGGCGCTGATCGAGGGGGGGCGCACGACGCTCGTGCTCGAAGGGGGCGGGCGCGTTGGGGCCGCGGAGGTGACCGGGCTGCGGCCACCCTCGGGCGGGGCGTGACGGTGCCGGCGGGGGCATCCCCGGGCGCGGACCGGACGCGCCCGCCGGACCGCGCCGAGGCGCGCCTCCTACACCACCGAGGCGATCGCTGCCGCCGCGGCCGCCGTCACCGCGCCGGCGGCGAACCATGCGGCCGCCGGCAGGCCCCGGGGCCGCGCCGCGGCGACCACCACCGTGCCCCCGCGGCGCCCGCGCAGGGCGTCCTCCACGGCGCGCGGCAGGTGCGGCCCGAAGCGCGCCAGCACCAGCCCCGTGCGCCACAGGTCGCGCGCTACCGCCTGCGGCCCGAGGTTCTCGCGTATGTAGCGCTCTACCTCCGGGCGCGCCGCGCTCCAGATGTTCATGTGGGGGTTCAGCGTGCGCGACACGCCCTCCACCACCACCATCGTGCGCTGCAGGAGGATCAGCTCGGTGCGCGTCTCCATGCCGAACCGCTCGGTCACCTCGAACAGGTAGGCCAAGAGCCGTCCCATGGAGATGCGGCTCGCGTCCATGCCGAAGATCGGCTCGCCCACCGAGCGCAGGGCCTGCGCGAAGAGGTCCACGTCGCGGTCCGCCGGCACGTAGCCCGCCTCGAAGTGCACCTCGGCCACCCGGCGGTAGTCCTTACGGATGAAGCCCATCAGGATCTCGGCGTAGACGCGGCGCGTGTACTCGTCGAGCCGGCCCATGATGCCGAAGTCCACGGCGGCGATGTCGCCCCCCGGCGTCACCTTCAGGTTCCCCTGGTGCATGTCGGCGTGGAAGTAGCCGTCGCGCAGGGCGTGGCGCAGGAACACCGCCATCACCCGGTCGGCCAGGGCCGCGCGGTCGTGTCCGGCCGCCTCGATCGCGGCCACGTCGCCCATGGGGATGCCCTCGACCCAGTCGAGCACCATCACCGAGCGCGACAGCAGGTTCCACTCGGGTTGCGGCACGGTGAAGCCGTCGTCCCGGGCCGTGTTGGCGGCGAACTCGCCCGCCGCCGCCGCCTCGGCGCGCAGGTCAAGCTCCTGCTGCACGGTGGCGTCGAAGTGCGCCACCACGTCGCGCGGGCGCAGGCGCCGCGTCGAGGGCGCCACCGTCTCCATCAGCCAGGCGCCCAGGTAGAAGGCGTCGATGTCGCGCCGGAACGCGCGGGCGATCCCGGGGCGCAGCACCTTGACGGCCACCTTGCGCCCGTCCTCGGCCAGCCGCGCGCGGTGGACCTGCGCGATCGAGGCCGCAGCCACCGGC encodes the following:
- the rlmN gene encoding 23S rRNA (adenine(2503)-C(2))-methyltransferase RlmN translates to MTATPAAPVTQDVVTIPRRASEEGLPNLVGLTRAQMREALLAVGVPERQLKMRLNQLWQWIYHWGVRDFAAMTNLAKDFRATLAANFRLELPEVVSRQVSADGTRKYLVRIAGGHEVETVYIPEEGRGTLCISSQVGCTLTCSFCHTGTQRLVRNLTAAEIVGQVMLARDDLGEWPEPGTGTGDAGPRLLSNIVLMGMGEPLYNFENVRDAMLVVMDGEGIALGRRRITLSTSGVVPEIARTASEIGCLLAVSFHATTDAVRDVLVPINKRWNIEALLESLRAYPKASNSERITFEYVMLDGVNDTDEDARRLVGLLDGIPAKVNLIPFNEWPGAPYRRSSNNRIRAFATILMQAGYASPIRTPRGEDIMAACGQLKSATERERKSRRQIEAEAGL
- a CDS encoding invasion associated locus B family protein; the protein is MNKLALALAAAAMALPAAAQESSNRVSTETDWSVFVEDDPTQCWIVSAPKSIRNTRDGREVAARRGDIRLFVSYWPAQGKKGEVSVTGGYPYRDGSTVSMTIGSDTFEMFTDGELAWAASPEDDARIVASLKRGAQAVVVGESGRGTRTEDTFSLLGFTAAVDDAAQRCAG
- a CDS encoding asparaginase, translating into MQGSVEMVRVIRGGRVESVHRGAAVVCDARGAVVEAWGDPDAVIYPRSSCKMVQALPLVEAGLERDPRRLALACASHGGEAMHTRGAAEWLADLGLGEADLRCGAHMPYEADAAAALVRAGEAPCQLHNNCSGKHAGFLALSRHLGAGPDYVEPDHPVQRAVRAAFEEVTGEESPGYGIDGCSAPNFATRLAGLGAAMGRFAGAGEGDARGRAMVMLREAMALNPALVAGTGRACTGLMEAMDGVAVKTGAEGVYVAILPARGLGVALKIADGATRAAEAVAATLLVRLGALDPQSAVARRLTHGPIVNCRGRETGHMEVAL
- a CDS encoding flagellar hook-length control protein FliK yields the protein MTAPPPPGGVQQTEVSLAPAELGRVTFVIRNEEGTLTMQILAERPETLELVRRHADLLERAAADGPVRLRLEQEGAGTHRGAGHGPGADHAGGQTGDGRRGARAGGAGAAPDDAPAIPVVSGAPLPRASESRALDLRL
- the ubiB gene encoding 2-polyprenylphenol 6-hydroxylase — encoded protein: MRGPHNIWRLIRTGATFERTGAMTVVLDQIGAPPALRALARVLGVPFKWLGYEGDPALPPVTRALTALGPSYIKFGQILSTRPDFVGDELALQLRVLQDKLPPFPTEAARATIRRELEVEPDALFSEFSEPVAAASIAQVHRARLAEDGRKVAVKVLRPGIARAFRRDIDAFYLGAWLMETVAPSTRRLRPRDVVAHFDATVQQELDLRAEAAAAGEFAANTARDDGFTVPQPEWNLLSRSVMVLDWVEGIPMGDVAAIEAAGHDRAALADRVMAVFLRHALRDGYFHADMHQGNLKVTPGGDIAAVDFGIMGRLDEYTRRVYAEILMGFIRKDYRRVAEVHFEAGYVPADRDVDLFAQALRSVGEPIFGMDASRISMGRLLAYLFEVTERFGMETRTELILLQRTMVVVEGVSRTLNPHMNIWSAARPEVERYIRENLGPQAVARDLWRTGLVLARFGPHLPRAVEDALRGRRGGTVVVAAARPRGLPAAAWFAAGAVTAAAAAAIASVV
- the hspQ gene encoding heat shock protein HspQ, translating into MFSRAAKYNLGDVVRHRSHPFRGVIFDVDPTFSNSDEWYEAIPAEARPRKDQPFYHLLAENDESYYVAYVSEQNLVRDRSGEPVGHPDLPELFGAFDGRAYPLHFDLN
- a CDS encoding lytic transglycosylase → MRILRPLALLLALAACGGGGDVARAPSDLNDACRILAQQPSYLKAFRAVERKWGVPVHVQMATIHQESKFIADARTPLRFSLGVIPVGRQSSAFGYSQALDATWKEYKKSQGKPRARRDRIRDATDFMGWYMSLSNSELGIPLSDARNQYLAYHDGRSGYRRGTWRHKAWLVRVSGEVANRAEMYRQQLPRCS
- a CDS encoding ATP-binding protein — encoded protein: MQGEVAQRDDGFLGERRRRLAAERMLEHVRAELTAAHRALSTHVERVSAECARERDARMRLTGQTGRAAAARRAADQRAARAGRRLWHAVEAIRDGFAVWDADDTLLQANAPFARLFDGALEAEPGTPYAALMRAAAEEGVIDPGEADPEAWVAGMLARRCAEVPEPVTLRLFDGRSVRLIERRTEDGDVVSLALDVTAEVEREASLLRARAEAEAANKAKSRFLARMSHEFRTPMNGVIGMADLLLEEALEDDARLYVRTIRDSGLSLLDIVNDVLDAARLEAGQMQLRPRAFDLEQTLMQVVRLAAASGGAARAVTLDYPIGAPTRFRGDEARIRQVVTNLAGNAVKFAVGGDVTLRVSVTRPEGGAAARIAVEVADTGPGIPEARRDQVFGEFARLDPGGAEGTGLGLGIARDLARLMGGDLALAEPGEEGGARFVLTLALPPEGAWPAAPALPPAVRLAEGASAGRCTALARLRAAGVRLAEAGEDAPLLVPLDLSPEAQAGALAEAGSAPVVLLGPRAAAAPGLLGRAAAVLPDPCEGAALARALCGGAAAVPPAPAAETPPRGLRILTADDVGTNRLLITRMLGGEGREIEAVEDGDVAVERFRADPHDLVLLDISMPRMDGREAARLIRAAPEGARVPIVAMTAHAAPEEIEDIRRAGIDEVLLKPVRKPELLELLGRLEPRLRLPVPG
- the serB gene encoding phosphoserine phosphatase SerB — protein: MFTAVLCCDPARPVLDAPAVEALRNAWGGGEARWLRRGVAAEFAMPRAHDPSEARAGLDAMGIDVNVVPSEGRRKRLLLADMDSTMIRQECIDELAAEAGVGARVAAITARAMNGEIGFEGALRERVALLEGLPVETIARVLETRIDDMPGGAVLVATMRANGAHAALVSGGFTAFTEAVAARLGFDSHRANTLISEGGTLTGTVGKPILGRAAKVERLEALCAELGIAEAEAIAVGDGANDLGMLGRAGMGVALHAKPAVQAEAALVVNHGDLTALLHLQGYGEAEFADS
- a CDS encoding rod-binding protein, with the translated sequence MEARINASPPVPASVRRAGPLWQQAVKLEAVLFAQMLDSAGVGGLSPPGGGSGAGGGQFDSFLRQAQAEAVAGSGATGIAEAIYRDISARRGGAPP
- a CDS encoding flagellar hook capping FlgD N-terminal domain-containing protein — encoded protein: METASLQTAAASAAAKTAPSPGQATDLASDFDTFLQLLTAQIRNQDPLEPADATQYATQLATFSNVEQGVRTNTLLTELSATLEMQGLDRLAAWIGLEARTTAPTAHDGGAVSLEAAIPPVADSATLVVSDAAGTEVSRIPVDPDSNRIDIVPTGPDGQPLAPGLYGYHVEATASGAPLQSVAVARYVPVREALIEGGRTTLVLEGGGRVGAAEVTGLRPPSGGA